One Deinococcus grandis DNA window includes the following coding sequences:
- a CDS encoding LLM class flavin-dependent oxidoreductase yields MTNPSQSEFLWFLQLSRDGEFIGTKEKPPRKPTLAYLQSLISTAGEAGFEGLLTATNYHSEHENYTAAVAALARSAPTDPALLIAVRPGMFHPAMYAKMLATLQNLFPGRVRVNIVTGSSPAENAMYGDREDHGRRYERTREFMQILRQLWTAPPPQSFRSDLYAFENAVLDPAPVQPIPLYFGGASPVAQGIAADLADVYLMWGEREDMLQERLSQMRALEAQTGRPLRYGLRTHVIVRETEAEAREAAERLISRVDPDVRAAFVASHAHVDGVGQKRQIDMIKGLDADLMVEPGLWAGVGMARSGVGVAIVGDPQQVAAKIRRYEDMGFSSFIFSGYPHLEEARRFGELVMPLLKGGAREERAIHTDKVAPVA; encoded by the coding sequence ATGACCAATCCTTCCCAGTCCGAATTTCTGTGGTTTCTTCAGCTGTCGCGTGACGGCGAGTTCATCGGCACGAAGGAGAAACCGCCGCGGAAGCCGACCCTGGCGTACCTGCAGTCGTTGATCAGCACGGCGGGCGAGGCGGGGTTCGAGGGGCTGCTGACCGCCACGAACTATCACAGTGAGCACGAGAACTACACGGCGGCGGTGGCGGCCCTGGCGCGCAGCGCGCCGACCGATCCGGCGCTGCTGATCGCGGTGCGGCCCGGGATGTTCCACCCGGCGATGTACGCGAAGATGCTCGCGACGCTGCAGAACCTCTTCCCGGGGCGGGTGCGGGTGAACATCGTGACCGGCAGCAGTCCCGCCGAGAATGCCATGTACGGCGACCGGGAGGATCACGGCAGGCGCTACGAGCGCACGCGGGAGTTCATGCAGATCCTGCGGCAGCTGTGGACGGCGCCGCCGCCGCAGTCGTTCCGCAGTGACCTGTACGCCTTCGAGAATGCCGTGCTGGACCCGGCGCCCGTGCAGCCGATTCCGCTGTACTTCGGGGGGGCGTCGCCGGTGGCGCAGGGGATCGCGGCGGATCTGGCGGACGTGTACCTGATGTGGGGTGAGCGCGAGGACATGCTTCAGGAGCGCCTGAGCCAGATGCGGGCGCTGGAGGCGCAGACGGGCCGCCCGCTGCGCTACGGGCTGCGCACACACGTGATCGTCCGCGAGACGGAAGCCGAGGCCCGCGAGGCCGCCGAGCGGCTGATCAGCCGCGTGGACCCGGACGTGCGGGCGGCGTTCGTGGCGAGTCACGCACACGTGGACGGCGTGGGCCAGAAACGCCAGATCGACATGATCAAGGGCCTGGACGCGGACCTGATGGTCGAACCCGGCCTGTGGGCGGGCGTGGGCATGGCCCGCAGCGGCGTGGGCGTCGCCATCGTCGGCGATCCGCAGCAGGTGGCCGCGAAGATCCGCCGCTACGAGGACATGGGCTTCAGCTCGTTCATCTTCAGCGGCTACCCGCACCTGGAGGAAGCGCGCCGTTTCGGGGAGCTGGTCATGCCGCTCCTGAAGGGTGGCGCGCGCGAGGAACGCGCGATTCACACGGACAAGGTCGCGCCGGTCGCCTGA
- a CDS encoding phosphate signaling complex PhoU family protein: MLSITLEQLDAVRDANERAEFAGLTARAERLEAETDALERELEDLCLQAFSTPLTEDDLAFHLMVFRSLTNLERVGDYAFNVARDLETIAPRTRSATLQDALPLVRLLTQMLERLSYAFAERDLPAARDVMRLDFEQVDALYEQMQRASLTRLLERPEDTDVALTAGRMARNLERLGDHLVNVAERLEHIILRAS, encoded by the coding sequence ATGCTCAGCATCACCCTCGAGCAGCTCGACGCTGTCCGGGACGCGAACGAACGCGCCGAATTCGCCGGGCTCACCGCCCGCGCCGAACGCCTCGAAGCCGAGACCGACGCCCTGGAACGCGAACTGGAAGACCTGTGCCTCCAGGCCTTCAGCACCCCGCTGACCGAGGACGACCTCGCATTCCACCTGATGGTCTTCCGCAGTCTGACGAACCTCGAACGCGTGGGCGACTACGCCTTCAACGTCGCCCGCGACCTGGAGACCATCGCGCCCCGCACCCGCAGCGCCACCCTCCAGGACGCCCTGCCCCTCGTGCGGCTCCTGACGCAGATGCTCGAACGGCTCTCGTACGCCTTCGCGGAACGCGACCTGCCCGCCGCCCGGGACGTCATGCGCCTCGACTTCGAACAGGTGGACGCGCTGTACGAACAGATGCAGCGCGCCAGCCTCACCCGCCTGCTCGAACGGCCCGAGGACACCGACGTCGCCCTCACCGCCGGCCGCATGGCCCGCAACCTCGAACGCCTCGGCGATCATCTCGTGAACGTCGCCGAACGCCTCGAACACATCATCCTGCGCGCCAGCTGA